The bacterium genome includes the window TCTGGCCACACTCGCCGTCGTTGCCCTCGGCGCAAGGCGAGCCCGCCTGCAGGGAGTAAGGGCTGCTCGGGTTCTGGCCGAGGCAGAAGCGGGGATCGAGGCTGATGTTGCCCGACACACCGAGCTGATCGGCAATGCAGCCAACCCAGTCACCGCCCTCGTTGCCGTAGACATCGCAGCAGGTCAGCTCGAGCAATTCGCCATTCCAGATGCATGCAATGGCGTTGCCGTCAGCACCATCGGCGAGGATCGATTGCTCAAGGGAGAGGAGAGGCACTTCGCTAAAGCAGATGCCGCTGGCCTTGGGCGCAGCATTGCGCGCAAAGGTGCAGCTTCGGATCACCGCATCTCGGGGGTAGGAAATCCAAGCCGCGCCGCCCACCTTCGCTCTATTCTCGGTGAACAAGCAGTTTGCGATGAAGAGCACGTCCTCCATGGAGTGGAAGGCGCCGCCTTCTGTAGCGATGTTGCGCGCGAAAACGCACCCTTGCAGGCGGCAGCCGGCCGAATTGTAGTTTGATGAATGGACAGCGCCGCCCATCTGGGCCTGGTTATCCTCGAGGATGCAGTCAGTCATGTGGAGGCTATGCATGCCGACATCCACTGCGCCACCTGCCATCGTAGCGGCATTCCCCACGAACTCACAGCGGAGCGCCGAGACGGCCTTGACGTTGGTCATGCAAGCGTCCGCGCAGGCAAGGCCGCCTCCATGGACAGCGGTGTTGCCATCGAAGCGGCAATCGATCAGGGATCCGTTGCCCGCCTGGACATACAAACCACCGCCTCGCTGGGCAATGTTAGCCACGAAAGCACAGCTGACGATTTCGAGCTCGAATCCGAAGTCGCTGCCAGAGGCAGCGATGCCGCCGCCTGTGCTGGCGAAGCCGTTCCTGAAGGTGATGCCCTCGATGTGAGCGTGCATGGGCTTCACGGTGGGATTGTGGGCGTTCATGATGCGCCCGAGTCCAACGGCATCAATCGTCACGGCAGGTTCGTTGCGGCCCTCGCCCAGGACCGTGATCCCATCCTTGAGTTCGATGTCGTGCTCGTAGTAGGTCCCAGGCGCGATCAGCACGGTGTCGCCTGCCTGCGCGGCGGCTACTCCGGCGTGAATCGACTGCGCATCGGCTGGGACCCGGACAACCGCAGCGAGGCTCTGGGCTGGAAGCCACAGCACTGAGCTTGCCACAAGCAGCGCCCCTCCACGCGCCCTCTTCATCACCCACCTCTTTCGGCGACATCGTCCTAGCGGAGCATCACGAGCTTGGTAGTGACTGACTGGCCGGGAAGCTCCAAGCGGGCGAAGTAGACACCACTGGGCAACACCTGTCCGGCCGCATCTCGGCCATCCCAGGTCAGGACGAACTGGCCGGTCGGCAGCGTCCCCTCGTTTAGGCAGATGAGTTCACGACCACTCAGATCGTACACCACGAGGCGCGCAGGCCCGGACTTGGGGAGCGCGTACCGCAGGTGTGCGATGGGATTGAAGGGGTTGGGGTGGGCCGAGAGCGAGAGCACTGCTGAAGTACTACCATCGAGTGCGATGGTCTCGCTGCGGAGTGGAGCCCATGTCGCACTGTCGCCCTCGCGGCTGTAGAGCGTATAGCGCCAGATGCCTCCGTCGGCTAGCTCCCCGCGATCATCCAGGGCACGCCAAGCAAGTCCGCCCATCCCCAAGGGCGCGAACGGAACCTGAACTTCGCCGCCTATGGACTTCACCGCGGTCAGGCGGAGGTTCACTGCCTCGGCAGGTTCGGCGAGCAGCCAGTCGATCTGTACGCCCGATTCTGTCTCGGTGAGAGTGAAACTGCTCAGGGCCACGGGCACAGCATCGCAGCCCGTTCCCAGCGCTCCGATGAGCACGCCACATGAGTTGTTCTCAGGACAGCAGGGCGAGGCGATGGCAAGCTCAAAGGCTCCCGCCGGGGCGTCGCAGAACAGCGGGTCCTCGCAGAAATTGCCAGCACTGCCGCAGGGTTCAGGCAGATCCTCTCCGGCATTGGAGGGAAGATTGGCGAAGAAGTCGCAGCAGCTAACAGAGACCGAGGCGTCGCCGGAGCGGGCGACGCCTGTGCCACTTGGCGTGCTGCTGATGATTGCGTTGCGCAGTGTCAGGACGCAAGGGTTGGAGGAGAGGGCTTCGTAGGCGTAGGCCGCACCGCCCGTCGATGCAGAGTTGTTCCAAAAGGCCGAATTCTCCAACGTAGCATCGCAGTACGAGTAGTCCCACGAATTCGGGCTAATGGACCCGCAGCCGAACCCACCCCCGGCTAGAGCCTGATTCCCGCTGAAGACGCCGTTGGTGATGGTCGTCGTGCAGGTACTTGGGCCGTGTCGCGTAGAGGAGATCGCTTCAGCCCAAACTGCACCACCGTTTCCGCCGCAGCTGTTGTCCCAGAAGAGGCATCCATCGGCGAGCAGGCTCATCGTGGCCGTGTGCGGTGGATAGGACGAGCTGTGGGATTCCACACCGAGCCCGCCACCGTTGCCGTCGGTCGAATTCGCCCTGAACTCCCCAGCAACGAGTCGAATCGTCAGCGATGCCCGCTTAGCCCAGGCGTTGATACCGCCCCCCTCAGCACCGGCATGATTGCCCACGAATCGCGATTGCACGATATCTACCTCTCCCGAGAAGCCGTCGACGGCGTGCAGGTAGATGCCGCCCCCTGACTCCGATGCTATGTTATCTCTAAGATCGACCCGGTTCAGCCGCAGGCTCGAATTGTAGCAGTAGATTGCACCGCCTTCGTCTGCAACTCCGTCACGGAGCGTGAGATTCTCGATCCGAATGCTGCCGGCGGAGATGAGATCGAGAATGCGCCCCTGATGGTCGGCATCGACGACCACATCCCCTGGGTTGCCTCC containing:
- a CDS encoding T9SS type A sorting domain-containing protein → MRRVQLLLGFCCGVLAACGSAVTALGDASILAWGDNSFGQLGIPQPNQGFIAIAAGEYHSLGRRADGSIAAWGKNEQGQCDVPPPNAGFIAVAAGFEHSLGLKSDGSIIGWGNNAAGQCNAPEPNTGFVAVAAGGNTGFGLRADSSIVGWGQNDWGQVAVPEPNANWIAVAGGAHYSMGLKAEGSIVTWGGNFVGQCDVPEPNSGFLAIAAGYLHGLGLKQDGSIVAWGDYSELPSSNGGFTAIAAGWYHSLALRDDGTAAAWSQHGATDVDPLPNQGIVAIIGGRLHGLALTTEALATSTALYVPAEFATIELAFAAATSGDSILISPGVYKEHGLACVPNLTIIGMGGNPGDVVVDADHQGRILDLISAGSIRIENLTLRDGVADEGGAIYCYNSSLRLNRVDLRDNIASESGGGIYLHAVDGFSGEVDIVQSRFVGNHAGAEGGGINAWAKRASLTIRLVAGEFRANSTDGNGGGLGVESHSSSYPPHTATMSLLADGCLFWDNSCGGNGGAVWAEAISSTRHGPSTCTTTITNGVFSGNQALAGGGFGCGSISPNSWDYSYCDATLENSAFWNNSASTGGAAYAYEALSSNPCVLTLRNAIISSTPSGTGVARSGDASVSVSCCDFFANLPSNAGEDLPEPCGSAGNFCEDPLFCDAPAGAFELAIASPCCPENNSCGVLIGALGTGCDAVPVALSSFTLTETESGVQIDWLLAEPAEAVNLRLTAVKSIGGEVQVPFAPLGMGGLAWRALDDRGELADGGIWRYTLYSREGDSATWAPLRSETIALDGSTSAVLSLSAHPNPFNPIAHLRYALPKSGPARLVVYDLSGRELICLNEGTLPTGQFVLTWDGRDAAGQVLPSGVYFARLELPGQSVTTKLVMLR